From a region of the Pseudomonas fulva 12-X genome:
- the tkt gene encoding transketolase translates to MPSRRERANAIRALSMDAVQKANSGHPGAPMGMADIAEVLWRDYLKHNPANPNFADRDRFVLSNGHGSMLIYSLLHLTGYDLSIDDLKNFRQLHSKTPGHPEYGYAPGVETTTGPLGQGIANAVGFALAEKIMAAQFNRDGHNIVDHHTYVFLGDGCMMEGISHEVCSLAGTLGLGKLIAFYDDNGISIDGEVHGWFTDDTPARFEAYGWQVIRNVDGHDAEEIKMAIDTARKSSDRPTLICCKTIIGFGSPNKQGKEESHGAALGHDEIALTRAALNWNHAPFEIPADIYAEWDAKEAGLAAEAEWDQRFAAYSAAYPELANEFVRRMAGELPADFSAKASEFIRAVAEKGETIASRKASQNCLNAFGPLLPELLGGSADLAGSNLTLWKGCKPVVAEDASGNYMYYGVREFGMSAIMNGVALHGGLIPYGATFLMFMEYARNAVRMSALMKLRVLYVFTHDSIGLGEDGPTHQPVEQLTSLRTTPNLDTWRPADTVEAAVAWKHSVERKDGPSALIFSRQNLPHNLRDHETEAAISRGGYVLKDCAGEPELILIATGSEVGLAIQAADKLSEQGRKVRVVSMPSTNVFDQQDAAYKQAVLPVQVTARIAIEAAHADFWYKYVGLEGRVIGMETYGESAPAGQLFEHFGFTVENIIGTAEELLDA, encoded by the coding sequence ATGCCCAGCCGTCGTGAGCGTGCCAATGCCATTCGTGCCCTCAGCATGGATGCTGTGCAGAAAGCCAACAGCGGCCACCCCGGTGCCCCCATGGGCATGGCGGATATCGCCGAAGTGCTGTGGCGTGACTACCTGAAGCACAACCCGGCCAACCCGAATTTCGCCGATCGTGACCGTTTCGTGCTGTCCAACGGTCATGGCTCGATGCTGATTTATTCCCTGCTGCACCTGACCGGCTACGACCTGTCCATCGACGACCTGAAGAACTTCCGCCAGCTGCACAGCAAGACCCCGGGCCACCCGGAGTACGGCTATGCGCCGGGCGTCGAAACCACCACCGGCCCGCTCGGCCAGGGTATCGCCAACGCCGTGGGCTTCGCCCTCGCCGAGAAGATCATGGCAGCGCAGTTCAACCGCGACGGCCACAACATCGTCGATCACCACACCTACGTCTTCCTCGGTGACGGCTGCATGATGGAAGGCATCAGCCATGAAGTCTGCTCCCTGGCCGGCACCCTGGGCCTGGGCAAGCTGATCGCCTTCTACGACGACAACGGCATCTCCATCGACGGCGAAGTGCACGGCTGGTTCACCGACGACACGCCGGCGCGCTTCGAAGCCTACGGCTGGCAGGTGATCCGCAACGTCGACGGCCACGATGCCGAAGAAATCAAGATGGCCATCGACACGGCACGCAAGTCCAGCGACCGTCCGACGCTGATCTGCTGCAAGACCATCATCGGTTTCGGTTCGCCGAACAAGCAGGGCAAGGAAGAGTCCCACGGCGCCGCCCTGGGCCACGACGAAATCGCCCTGACCCGCGCGGCCCTGAACTGGAACCACGCGCCGTTCGAAATCCCTGCCGACATCTATGCCGAGTGGGACGCCAAGGAAGCCGGCCTGGCTGCCGAAGCCGAGTGGGATCAGCGCTTCGCTGCCTACTCCGCCGCCTACCCTGAGCTGGCCAACGAATTCGTGCGCCGCATGGCAGGCGAGCTGCCAGCCGACTTCTCCGCCAAGGCCAGCGAGTTCATTCGCGCCGTGGCCGAGAAGGGCGAAACCATTGCCAGCCGCAAGGCCAGCCAGAACTGCCTGAACGCCTTCGGCCCGCTGCTGCCGGAACTGCTCGGCGGCTCGGCGGACCTGGCCGGTTCCAACCTGACCCTGTGGAAGGGCTGCAAGCCGGTAGTCGCCGAAGATGCTTCGGGCAACTACATGTACTACGGCGTGCGCGAGTTCGGCATGAGCGCCATCATGAACGGCGTCGCTCTGCACGGCGGCCTGATCCCTTACGGCGCGACCTTCCTGATGTTCATGGAGTACGCCCGTAACGCGGTGCGCATGTCGGCGCTAATGAAGCTGCGCGTGCTCTACGTGTTCACCCACGACTCCATCGGTCTCGGTGAAGACGGCCCGACCCACCAGCCGGTCGAGCAACTGACCAGCTTGCGCACCACGCCGAACCTTGACACCTGGCGCCCGGCCGATACCGTCGAAGCCGCGGTGGCCTGGAAACACTCGGTCGAGCGCAAGGACGGCCCGAGCGCGCTGATCTTCTCGCGCCAGAACCTGCCCCATAACCTGCGCGACCACGAAACCGAAGCGGCCATCAGCCGTGGCGGCTATGTGCTCAAAGACTGCGCCGGCGAGCCGGAACTGATCCTGATTGCCACCGGCTCGGAAGTCGGCCTGGCCATCCAGGCCGCCGACAAACTGAGCGAGCAGGGCCGCAAGGTCCGCGTGGTGTCGATGCCGTCGACCAACGTCTTCGACCAGCAGGACGCTGCCTACAAGCAAGCCGTGCTGCCGGTGCAGGTCACCGCGCGGATCGCCATCGAAGCTGCCCATGCGGACTTCTGGTACAAGTACGTCGGCCTCGAGGGTCGCGTGATCGGCATGGAAACCTACGGTGAGTCGGCGCCCGCCGGCCAGCTGTTCGAGCACTTCGGGTTCACCGTCGAGAACATCATCGGCACCGCCGAAGAGCTGCTCGACGCCTGA
- a CDS encoding phosphoglycerate kinase — MTLNIAKMADLDLQGKRVLIREDLNVPVKDGVVKSDARILAALPTIKLALEKGAAVMVCSHLGRPTEGEFSEENSLAPVAAYLSKALGREVPLVKDYLNGVELKAGELVLFENVRFNKGEKKNADELAQQYAALCDVFVMDAFGTAHRAEGSTHGVAKFAKVAAAGPLLAAELDALGKALGAPAKPMAAIVAGSKVSTKLDVLNSLSGICDQLIVGGGIANTFLAAAGFPVGKSLYEADLVDTAKAIAAKVSVPLPVDVVVAKEFSESAAATVKAVADVAEDDMILDIGPQTAKQFAELLKASKTILWNGPVGVFEFDQFGEGTKALALAIAESPAFSIAGGGDTLAAIDKYDVASRISYISTGGGAFLEFVEGKVLPAVEILQKRAAE, encoded by the coding sequence ATGACCCTGAACATCGCGAAAATGGCCGACCTTGATCTGCAAGGTAAGCGCGTGCTGATCCGTGAAGACCTCAACGTGCCGGTCAAGGACGGCGTTGTGAAGAGTGATGCGCGCATTCTTGCCGCGCTGCCGACCATCAAGCTGGCGCTGGAAAAAGGCGCTGCGGTGATGGTCTGTTCGCACCTGGGTCGCCCGACCGAAGGCGAATTCAGCGAAGAGAACAGCCTGGCGCCGGTGGCCGCCTACCTGAGCAAGGCCTTGGGCCGCGAGGTACCGCTGGTCAAGGATTACCTGAACGGTGTCGAACTGAAGGCCGGTGAGCTGGTGCTGTTCGAGAACGTACGTTTCAACAAGGGCGAGAAGAAGAACGCCGACGAGCTGGCCCAGCAATACGCCGCCCTGTGTGACGTGTTCGTGATGGACGCCTTCGGTACCGCCCACCGCGCCGAGGGCTCGACCCACGGCGTGGCCAAATTCGCCAAGGTCGCCGCGGCCGGCCCGCTGCTGGCCGCCGAGCTGGACGCGCTGGGCAAGGCCCTGGGCGCGCCGGCCAAGCCGATGGCGGCGATCGTCGCCGGCTCCAAGGTGTCGACCAAGCTGGACGTGCTGAACAGCCTGAGCGGTATCTGCGACCAGCTGATCGTCGGTGGCGGCATCGCCAACACCTTCCTGGCCGCGGCCGGTTTCCCGGTTGGAAAGTCGCTGTACGAAGCTGACCTGGTTGACACCGCCAAGGCCATCGCCGCCAAGGTCAGCGTGCCGCTGCCGGTCGACGTGGTGGTCGCCAAGGAGTTCTCCGAGTCCGCTGCCGCCACCGTCAAGGCCGTCGCTGACGTCGCCGAGGACGACATGATCCTCGACATCGGCCCGCAGACCGCCAAGCAGTTCGCCGAGCTGCTCAAGGCCTCGAAGACCATTCTGTGGAACGGCCCGGTCGGCGTATTCGAGTTCGACCAGTTCGGTGAAGGCACCAAGGCCCTGGCTCTGGCCATCGCCGAAAGCCCGGCGTTCTCCATCGCTGGTGGCGGCGACACCCTGGCAGCCATCGACAAGTACGATGTGGCCTCGCGCATTTCCTACATCTCCACCGGCGGTGGCGCCTTCCTCGAATTCGTCGAGGGCAAGGTACTGCCAGCAGTGGAAATCCTGCAGAAGCGCGCCGCCGAGTAA
- a CDS encoding MliC family protein: MNRYKYAAALLGLAMLAGCAGKDYAESQQWNRWVCDSQAEVFWRYADPAHEKVDVRMGGSDVVHRLSLEPSGSGELYSDGTLSFHAKGEEGLVYRTANDDLLGRGCKAP, translated from the coding sequence ATGAACCGTTATAAATATGCCGCTGCACTGCTAGGGCTGGCCATGCTGGCCGGCTGTGCCGGCAAGGACTACGCCGAGAGCCAGCAGTGGAATCGCTGGGTCTGCGACAGCCAGGCCGAAGTGTTCTGGCGTTACGCCGACCCGGCCCATGAAAAGGTCGATGTGCGCATGGGTGGCAGCGATGTCGTCCATCGTTTGAGCCTGGAGCCGTCCGGTTCCGGCGAGCTGTACAGCGACGGTACGCTGTCCTTCCACGCCAAGGGTGAGGAAGGTCTGGTCTACCGCACCGCCAATGACGATTTGCTCGGGCGTGGCTGCAAGGCGCCCTGA
- the fba gene encoding class II fructose-bisphosphate aldolase (catalyzes the reversible aldol condensation of dihydroxyacetonephosphate and glyceraldehyde 3-phosphate in the Calvin cycle, glycolysis, and/or gluconeogenesis), which produces MALISMRQMLDHAAEFGYGVPAFNVNNLEQMRAIMEAADKTDSPVIVQASAGARKYAGAPFLRHLILAAIEEFPHIPVCMHQDHGTSPDVCQRSIQLGFSSVMMDGSLKEDGKTPADYEYNVRVTQQTVAFAHACGVSVEGELGCLGSLETGMAGEEDGVGAEGVLDHSQLLTDPEEAADFVKKTQVDALAIAIGTSHGAYKFTKPPTGDVLSIERIKEIHKRIPNTHLVMHGSSSVPQDWLAIINEYGGDIKETYGVPVEEIVEGIKYGVRKVNIDTDLRLASTGAIRRFMAQNPAEFDPRKYFAKTVEAMRDVCIARYEAFGTAGNASKIKPISLEGMFQRYAKGELAAKIN; this is translated from the coding sequence ATGGCACTTATCAGCATGCGCCAGATGCTCGACCACGCCGCCGAATTCGGCTACGGCGTGCCGGCCTTCAACGTCAACAACCTCGAGCAGATGCGCGCCATCATGGAAGCCGCCGACAAGACCGATTCGCCGGTCATCGTCCAGGCCTCTGCGGGTGCCCGCAAGTACGCCGGTGCGCCGTTCCTGCGCCACCTGATCCTCGCTGCGATCGAAGAATTCCCGCACATTCCGGTGTGCATGCACCAGGACCACGGCACCAGCCCTGACGTCTGCCAGCGCTCCATCCAGCTGGGTTTCAGCTCGGTGATGATGGACGGCTCGCTCAAGGAAGACGGCAAGACTCCGGCCGACTACGAATACAACGTACGCGTCACTCAGCAGACCGTTGCCTTCGCCCACGCCTGCGGCGTGTCGGTGGAAGGTGAGCTGGGCTGCCTGGGTAGCCTGGAAACCGGCATGGCCGGTGAAGAAGACGGCGTCGGCGCCGAAGGCGTGCTCGATCACAGCCAGCTGCTGACCGACCCGGAAGAAGCGGCCGACTTCGTCAAGAAGACTCAGGTCGACGCCCTGGCCATCGCCATCGGCACCAGCCACGGCGCCTACAAGTTCACCAAGCCACCAACCGGCGATGTGCTGTCCATCGAGCGCATCAAGGAAATCCACAAGCGCATCCCCAACACTCACCTGGTGATGCACGGCTCCAGTTCGGTGCCGCAGGACTGGCTGGCGATCATCAACGAGTACGGTGGCGACATTAAGGAAACCTACGGCGTGCCGGTCGAAGAGATCGTCGAAGGCATCAAGTACGGCGTACGCAAGGTCAATATCGATACCGATCTGCGTCTGGCCTCCACCGGTGCGATCCGCCGCTTCATGGCGCAGAACCCGGCCGAGTTCGACCCGCGCAAATACTTCGCCAAGACCGTCGAAGCCATGCGCGACGTGTGCATCGCCCGCTACGAAGCCTTCGGTACCGCTGGCAACGCCTCGAAGATCAAACCGATCTCCCTGGAAGGCATGTTCCAGCGCTATGCCAAGGGTGAACTGGCTGCCAAGATCAACTGA
- the metK gene encoding methionine adenosyltransferase yields MSEYSLFTSESVSEGHPDKIADQISDAVLDAIITQDKHARVAVETLVKTGVAIIAGEVTTSAWVDLEQIVRDVICNIGYTSSDVGFDGATCGVMNIIGKQSPDINQGVDRAKPEDQGAGDQGLMFGYASNETDVLMPAPIRFSHALVERQAEARKSGLLPWLRPDAKSQVTCRYENGKVVGIDAVVLSTQHNPDVSLSDLREAVMELVIKHTLPAELLHKDTQFHINPTGNFVIGGPVGDCGLTGRKIIVDSYGGMARHGGGAFSGKDPSKVDRSAAYAGRYVAKNIVAAGLAERCEIQVSYAIGVAQPTSISINTFGTNKVAEDTIIKLVRDVFDLRPYAITKMLDLLHPMYQPTAAYGHFGREPQQLTVGNDSFTSFTWEKTDKAADLRAAAGL; encoded by the coding sequence ATGAGCGAATACTCCCTGTTTACCTCCGAGTCCGTATCCGAAGGGCACCCGGACAAGATCGCCGACCAGATTTCCGATGCCGTGCTCGACGCCATCATCACCCAGGACAAGCACGCCCGCGTGGCCGTGGAAACCCTGGTCAAGACCGGCGTGGCGATCATCGCCGGTGAAGTGACCACCAGCGCCTGGGTCGACCTGGAGCAGATCGTTCGCGACGTGATTTGCAACATCGGTTACACCAGCTCCGACGTCGGCTTCGACGGCGCCACCTGTGGCGTGATGAACATCATTGGCAAGCAGTCCCCGGATATCAACCAGGGCGTCGACCGTGCCAAGCCGGAAGACCAGGGCGCCGGCGACCAGGGCCTGATGTTTGGCTACGCCAGCAACGAAACCGACGTGCTGATGCCGGCGCCGATCCGCTTCTCCCACGCCCTGGTCGAGCGCCAGGCCGAAGCCCGCAAGTCCGGCCTGCTGCCGTGGCTGCGTCCGGACGCCAAATCCCAGGTCACCTGCCGCTACGAGAACGGCAAGGTAGTAGGTATCGACGCCGTGGTGCTGTCCACCCAGCACAACCCGGACGTCAGCCTCAGCGACCTGCGTGAAGCGGTGATGGAGCTGGTGATCAAGCACACCCTGCCGGCCGAACTGCTGCACAAGGACACCCAGTTCCATATCAACCCGACCGGCAATTTCGTGATCGGCGGCCCGGTGGGCGACTGTGGCCTGACCGGCCGCAAGATCATCGTCGACAGCTACGGCGGCATGGCCCGCCATGGCGGCGGCGCATTCTCCGGCAAGGATCCGTCCAAGGTCGACCGCTCCGCTGCCTACGCCGGTCGCTACGTCGCCAAGAACATCGTCGCCGCCGGCCTGGCCGAGCGTTGCGAGATCCAGGTGTCCTACGCCATCGGCGTGGCCCAGCCGACCTCCATCTCGATCAACACCTTCGGCACCAACAAGGTGGCGGAAGATACCATCATCAAGCTGGTGCGCGACGTGTTCGACCTGCGTCCGTACGCCATCACCAAGATGCTCGACCTGCTGCACCCGATGTATCAGCCGACCGCCGCCTACGGCCACTTCGGCCGCGAGCCGCAGCAGCTGACCGTCGGTAACGACAGCTTCACCAGCTTCACCTGGGAAAAAACCGACAAGGCCGCAGACCTGCGCGCCGCCGCCGGCCTGTAA
- a CDS encoding acyl-CoA thioesterase — MNFHTRKWVKPEDLNPNGTLFGGSLLKWIDEEAAIYAIIQLGSQRVVTKLISEINFVSSARQGDIIELGITATEFGRTSITLRCEVRNKITRKSILTIDRMVFVNLGEDGQPAPHGKTEITYIKDQFKD; from the coding sequence ATGAACTTTCATACACGCAAGTGGGTAAAGCCTGAAGACCTCAACCCCAATGGCACGCTGTTCGGTGGCAGTCTGCTCAAATGGATCGACGAGGAGGCGGCGATCTACGCCATCATCCAGCTTGGTAGCCAGCGCGTGGTGACCAAGCTGATCTCCGAGATCAACTTCGTCAGCTCGGCACGTCAGGGCGACATCATCGAGCTGGGTATCACCGCCACCGAGTTTGGCCGCACCTCGATCACCCTGCGCTGCGAAGTGCGCAACAAGATCACCCGCAAGAGCATCCTGACCATCGACAGAATGGTCTTCGTCAACCTCGGCGAGGATGGCCAGCCAGCGCCCCACGGCAAAACGGAAATCACCTATATCAAGGATCAGTTCAAGGACTGA
- a CDS encoding ArsR/SmtB family transcription factor, whose translation MTQRAPSLDFEPTDLLSALCKAAGDGLRLNVLRALSNDSFGVLELAQIFAIGQSGMSHHLKVLAQAGLVATRREGNAIFYRRALAHLESPGGVLHAALLQEVDNLELPAEVRQRVAQVHQQRAAASRDFFARSAERFQAQQDLIAGLPQYRDSVVALLDSLDLPAHASALEIGPGDGGFLPELARRFTRVTALDNSEAMLELARQRCQQEGLSNVQLQLADALQDAYSGADCVVLNMVLHHFAAPAQALRKLAEQVNPGGSLLITELCSHDQSWARDTCGDLWLGFEQDDLAHWAIAAGLTPGESLYVGLRNGFQIQVRHFQRTLPLMHAAERPSLARTTDR comes from the coding sequence ATGACTCAACGCGCGCCTTCACTCGATTTCGAGCCCACCGATCTGCTGTCCGCCCTGTGCAAGGCTGCGGGCGACGGCTTGCGCTTGAACGTTTTACGCGCCCTGAGCAACGACTCCTTTGGTGTGCTTGAGCTGGCGCAAATCTTCGCCATCGGCCAGTCGGGCATGAGCCATCACCTCAAGGTGCTGGCCCAGGCCGGCCTGGTAGCGACGCGCCGCGAAGGCAACGCGATCTTCTATCGCCGCGCCCTCGCCCACCTCGAAAGCCCCGGCGGCGTCCTGCATGCGGCACTGCTGCAGGAAGTCGACAATCTCGAGCTGCCCGCCGAAGTACGCCAGCGCGTGGCCCAGGTGCACCAGCAGCGAGCCGCTGCCAGCCGCGATTTTTTCGCCCGTAGCGCCGAGCGCTTCCAGGCCCAGCAGGACCTGATCGCCGGCCTGCCGCAGTACCGCGATAGCGTCGTGGCGCTGCTCGACTCGCTGGACTTGCCGGCCCATGCCAGCGCGCTGGAAATTGGCCCGGGCGACGGCGGCTTCCTGCCGGAACTGGCGCGCCGCTTCACCCGTGTGACCGCCCTGGACAACAGCGAGGCGATGCTCGAACTCGCCCGCCAGCGCTGCCAACAGGAGGGCTTGAGCAACGTACAGCTGCAACTGGCCGACGCCCTGCAGGATGCCTACTCGGGCGCCGATTGCGTGGTGCTGAACATGGTGCTGCATCATTTCGCCGCGCCGGCCCAGGCTCTGCGCAAACTGGCCGAACAGGTCAATCCGGGCGGCAGCCTTCTGATCACCGAACTGTGCAGCCACGACCAGAGCTGGGCCCGCGACACCTGCGGCGATCTCTGGCTAGGCTTCGAACAGGACGATCTCGCCCACTGGGCAATCGCCGCCGGCCTGACACCGGGTGAAAGCCTGTATGTCGGCCTGCGCAATGGTTTTCAAATTCAGGTGCGGCATTTCCAGCGCACCCTTCCACTCATGCACGCGGCCGAGAGGCCCTCACTCGCCAGGACAACCGATAGATGA
- the epd gene encoding erythrose-4-phosphate dehydrogenase, with protein MSYRPYRVALNGYGRIGRCVLRALHERAGQARLEIVALNDLADQASIEYLTRFDSTHGRFPGEVKVAGDHLHINGKPLKVLRQREPEGVDWRALDIDLLLECSGQYTTREQAERFVRAGAPRVLLSQPMASESDVDATVVYGVNQQCLTGSERLVSNASCTTNCGVPLLKLLDEAVGLQYISITTIHSAMNDQPVIDAYHDEDLRRTRSAFQSVIPVSTGLARGIERLLPELAGRIQAKAIRVPTVNVSCLDITLQTARDTSAEEINRILRQAAEQGPLQGLLAYTELPHASCDFNHDPHSAIVDGSQTRVSGPRLVNLLAWFDNEWGFANRMLDMAVHYLDAAAHLSPAPVKD; from the coding sequence ATGTCCTATCGTCCCTACCGCGTTGCCCTGAACGGCTATGGCCGCATCGGTCGCTGCGTTTTGCGTGCGCTGCATGAGCGGGCCGGCCAGGCTCGGCTTGAAATCGTCGCGCTCAATGACCTGGCCGACCAGGCCAGCATCGAATACCTGACCCGTTTCGACTCCACCCACGGGCGTTTTCCCGGCGAGGTTAAGGTCGCCGGTGACCATCTGCACATCAATGGCAAGCCGCTCAAGGTGCTGCGCCAGCGCGAGCCCGAGGGCGTCGACTGGCGCGCGCTGGATATCGACCTGTTGCTCGAATGCTCCGGCCAGTACACCACGCGCGAGCAGGCCGAGCGCTTCGTGCGAGCAGGCGCGCCGCGGGTGCTGCTGTCGCAGCCGATGGCCAGCGAGAGCGATGTCGACGCCACGGTGGTGTACGGCGTCAATCAGCAGTGCCTGACGGGCAGCGAGCGTCTGGTTTCCAACGCATCCTGCACCACCAACTGCGGCGTGCCGCTGCTCAAATTGCTCGACGAGGCGGTGGGGCTGCAATACATCTCCATCACCACCATCCACTCGGCGATGAACGATCAGCCGGTGATCGATGCCTATCATGACGAGGACCTGCGCCGTACGCGCTCGGCCTTCCAGTCGGTGATTCCGGTGTCCACGGGCCTGGCGCGCGGCATCGAAAGGCTGCTCCCGGAACTTGCCGGGCGAATCCAGGCCAAAGCCATTCGGGTGCCGACGGTCAACGTGTCCTGCCTGGATATCACCTTGCAGACCGCCCGCGACACCAGTGCCGAGGAGATCAACCGGATCCTGCGCCAGGCCGCCGAACAGGGGCCGCTGCAGGGCCTGCTGGCGTACACCGAATTGCCGCACGCCAGTTGCGACTTCAACCATGATCCTCATTCGGCCATCGTCGACGGCAGTCAGACACGGGTTTCCGGGCCGCGCCTGGTCAACCTGCTGGCCTGGTTCGACAACGAATGGGGCTTCGCCAATCGTATGCTCGACATGGCCGTGCATTATCTCGATGCCGCCGCTCACTTATCACCAGCCCCTGTTAAGGACTGA
- the ligB gene encoding NAD-dependent DNA ligase LigB: MNAWIAACIFLLLPATALTDACPPQTPAHDRQVAELAAQVARWDDAYHRQGHSLISDELYDQARAHLEHWQHCSNNAVTTSPLSGAGGPVQHPVAQTGLRKLPDERAVAQWMASRDDLWIQPKVDGVAITLRYEGGQLRQVVSRGDGNSGQDWTHQAAQIASIPKQLSERGELILQGELYLKRPGHVQASEGSAAARSTVAGLMARQQLQQDQAASIGLFVWDWPNGPTDMQQRLEGLGRMGFADSRAYSQPIGTLTEAQRWREHWFRNPLPFATDGVVLRQGQRPSSERWRAEPPHWAAAWKYPASEALALVEAVDFSIGRTGRITPLLRLQPVKLDDRTIRVVSAGSLERWRQLDIRPGDQVAIRLAGQTIPKLEGVVLQSAERAALEIPHEDDYHALSCLRASSACISQFHARLTWLSGKQALNLSGIGAGTWQKLLAAQHLEGLLDWLHLDEVQLLAVPGIGPQGATALNQRFAEARQRPFHDWLRALGAPVNPDNLRAESWMEMQQRSASDWQTLPGIGPTRAAQLQAFFQHEEMLALADQLGRAGVAGFQLR; this comes from the coding sequence ATGAACGCCTGGATCGCTGCCTGCATTTTCCTATTACTTCCCGCCACCGCCCTCACCGACGCCTGCCCGCCACAGACACCGGCTCATGACCGCCAGGTAGCCGAACTCGCCGCCCAGGTCGCGCGCTGGGACGATGCCTATCACCGCCAGGGCCACTCGCTGATCAGCGACGAGCTCTACGACCAGGCCCGCGCCCACCTCGAACATTGGCAGCACTGCAGCAACAACGCCGTTACCACCAGTCCCCTGAGCGGTGCCGGAGGCCCCGTGCAGCATCCGGTGGCGCAGACCGGATTGCGCAAGCTGCCGGACGAGCGCGCCGTCGCCCAATGGATGGCCAGCCGCGACGACCTGTGGATCCAGCCCAAGGTCGACGGCGTGGCAATCACCCTGCGCTATGAAGGCGGCCAGCTGCGGCAGGTGGTCAGCCGTGGCGACGGCAATAGCGGCCAGGACTGGACGCACCAGGCTGCTCAGATCGCGTCCATCCCCAAGCAACTGAGCGAACGTGGCGAGTTGATTCTGCAGGGCGAGCTGTACCTCAAGCGCCCCGGTCATGTGCAGGCCAGCGAAGGCAGCGCCGCCGCGCGCAGCACCGTGGCGGGCCTGATGGCCCGTCAGCAATTGCAGCAGGACCAAGCGGCCAGCATCGGACTGTTCGTCTGGGACTGGCCTAATGGCCCGACCGATATGCAACAGCGCCTGGAAGGCCTGGGACGGATGGGTTTCGCGGATAGCCGTGCTTACAGTCAGCCGATTGGTACTCTCACCGAAGCCCAGCGCTGGCGCGAACACTGGTTTCGCAATCCACTGCCCTTCGCAACAGACGGCGTGGTGCTGCGCCAAGGGCAGCGGCCGAGCAGTGAGCGCTGGCGCGCCGAGCCGCCGCACTGGGCGGCGGCCTGGAAATACCCGGCCAGCGAAGCGCTCGCACTGGTCGAGGCGGTCGACTTCAGCATCGGCCGCACCGGGCGCATCACACCACTGCTGCGCCTGCAGCCAGTCAAGCTCGATGACCGTACCATCCGCGTGGTCAGCGCTGGCTCGCTGGAGCGTTGGCGGCAACTGGACATTCGCCCGGGCGATCAGGTCGCCATCCGCCTGGCCGGGCAAACCATTCCCAAACTAGAAGGCGTGGTGTTGCAAAGCGCCGAGCGAGCTGCGCTTGAGATCCCCCATGAGGATGACTACCACGCCCTGAGCTGCCTGCGCGCCTCATCGGCATGCATCAGCCAGTTCCACGCCCGCCTTACCTGGCTCAGCGGCAAACAGGCACTGAACCTGTCAGGCATCGGCGCCGGTACCTGGCAGAAACTGCTTGCGGCGCAGCATCTCGAGGGCTTGCTCGACTGGCTGCATCTCGATGAGGTGCAGTTGCTCGCCGTGCCCGGCATTGGCCCACAAGGTGCTACGGCGCTCAATCAGCGCTTCGCCGAAGCGCGGCAGCGGCCCTTTCATGACTGGTTGCGGGCGCTGGGCGCGCCGGTCAATCCGGATAACCTGAGGGCCGAAAGCTGGATGGAGATGCAGCAGCGCAGCGCCAGCGACTGGCAGACGCTACCCGGCATCGGCCCGACTCGCGCGGCCCAGCTGCAGGCGTTCTTCCAGCACGAGGAAATGCTCGCGCTCGCCGATCAGCTGGGCAGAGCCGGCGTGGCCGGCTTCCAGCTCAGATAG